In Helianthus annuus cultivar XRQ/B chromosome 8, HanXRQr2.0-SUNRISE, whole genome shotgun sequence, a single genomic region encodes these proteins:
- the LOC110875928 gene encoding uncharacterized protein LOC110875928 — MARWMTSSWKGRIKYKGQALLLQLFLMISLASWNIRGLNRPLKQQEVRQIVKENKLSFCAILESHVNVDNLNKVCSLVFRRWEWTTNGNSCDKGTRIIVGWDPGIFDVVLLSQSSQVMHFQLVFKQDKKVFFCSVVYAANYYITRRELWYHLSKHKVLVGNKPWVILGDFNSALNLDDKSMGASNISIGMRDFQDCISDLEVFDINSSGLHYTWNQKPKNGAGLLKKIDRVMGNIPFVDMFPNSVAFFHPYRISDHCPCLLKIPMPDKNKHRPFKFANFLVYKPGFIEAVKKVWDTNIDGVQQLRVVKKLRLLKKPLRALLFQQGNLHKNVEELRSKLDAVQRDIDSNPLNVVLREQEIKISADFQEACLDEERFLKQKSKVDWLRAGDANTAFFHASLKCRNHTTRIDVITNTEGILFEGENVSKAIVAHYEKFLGSEDDIAIRP, encoded by the coding sequence ATGGCGAGATGGATGACTTCCTCATGGAAGGGACGCATAAAGtacaaggggcaagcactccttctccAGCTGTTTCTAATGATTAGTCTAGCGTCTTGGAATattagggggttgaaccgccctctgAAACAACAAGAGGTTCGTCAGATTGTAAAGGAGAATAAGTTGTCGTTTTGTGCTATTCTGGAATCCCATGTGAATGTAGATAATCTTAATAAGGTTTGTTCTTTGGTTTTTCGTCGTTGGGAGTGGACCACGAATGGGAATAGTTGTGACAAGGGCACGAGGATCATTGTAGGCTGGGACCCGGGTATATTTGATGTCGTTTTGCTTTCTCAGTCTTCGCAGGTTATGCACTTTCAACTCGTCTTTAAGCAAGATAAGAAAGTGTTTTTTTGTTCCGTTGTCTATGCAGCTAATTACTATATTACGCGAAGGGAGTTATGGTATCACTTATCTAAGCATAAAGTGCTTGTGGGTAATAAACCTTGGGTTATTCTGGGCGATTTCAATTCAGCTCTTAACCTAGATGATAAGTCTATGGGAGCTTCAAACATTTCGATTGGCATGAGAGATTTTCAAGATTGCATTTCGGATTTAGAGGTGTTTGACATAAATAGCTCGGGTTTGCATTACACGTGGaaccaaaaaccaaaaaatgGTGCCGGTTTGCTAAAGAAAATTGACAGAGTCATGGGTAATATTCCTTTTGTGGATATGTTCCCCAATTCGGTGGCGTTTTTCCATCCGTATCGTATATCGGATCACTGTCCTTGTTTGCTAAAGATCCCTATGCCGGATAAAAATAAACATAGACCGTTCAAATTCGCAAATTTCTTGGTTTATAAGCCGGGCTTTATTGAAGCAGTTAAAAAGGTTTGGGATACTAATATCGATGGGGTTCAGCAACTTCGAGTGGTGAAAAAGCTTCGATTGCTAAAGAAGCCGCTTCGTGCACTTCTGTTTCAGCAAGGTAATCTGCACAAGAATGTGGAGGAGCTCCGGTCAAAGTTGGATGCGGTTCAGCGGGATATTGATAGTAACCCGTTAAATGTCGTTCTTCGTGAGCAAGAGATAAAGATATCGGCTGATTTTCAAGAGGCTTGTCTAGATGAGGAGCGGTTcttaaaacaaaaatcaaaagtgGATTGGCTTCGCGCGGGGGATGCTAATACGGCTTTCTTTCATGCTTCCTTGAAGTGCAGAAATCATACTACCAGAATTGATGTTATTACTAATACGGAAGGGATTCTGTTTGAGGGCGAGAATGTGTCTAAGGCAATTGTTGCTCATTACGAAAAATTCCTTGGAAGTGAAGATGATATAGCTATTCGACCTTAG
- the LOC110875927 gene encoding uncharacterized protein LOC110875927 — protein sequence MWLIMRRKLLTQDIILQWDLSRRKNMNMMCCLLCYENVDSHEHLFFECSFSSKVWLMVREKAGMANVDQKWSSIVSWLKARGRSKTAAHFVSKLVVGATAYVIWQERNARLFRNQTRPPDTIRDTIFKTIRYKLMGVKFRQCSNVARLRGAWGIGEETVSDDGG from the coding sequence ATGTGGTTGATCATGCGTCGTAAACTTTTGACTCAAGACATTATTCTTCAGTGGGATTTGTCCAGGAGGAaaaatatgaacatgatgtgcTGCCTTCTTTGCTACGAAAATGTTGATTCACACGAGCATCTTTTCTTTGAATGTAGTTTCTCGTCTAAAGTTTGGCTCATGGTTCGTGAGAAGGCTGGTATGGCTAATGTGGATCAGAAGTGGAGTTCGATCGTTAGTTGGCTCAAGGCTAGAGGGAGATCGAAGACTGCGGCTCACTTTGTTAGCAAACTCGTGGTTGGAGCAACGGCTTATGTGATTTGGCAAGAGCGTAATGCGAGGTTATTCAGGAATCAAACTAGACCACCGGACACGATACGAGACACGATTTTTAAAACTATCCGATACAAACTAATGGGGGTTAAGTTTAGGCAATGTTCGAATGTTGCTAGATTGCGAGGCGCTTGGGGGATTGGTGAAGAAACCGTGAGCGACGATGGAGGCTAG